The following proteins are co-located in the Thermosipho africanus Ob7 genome:
- the cbiB gene encoding adenosylcobinamide-phosphate synthase CbiB → MFILLISLLMDITIGELPAFIHPVVYMGFIGKFFEKSKHARFLLGMFSLILEILFWLFLYKTLLSISKWFEIYFLTSTFSIKSLYSHVKRCYEDDVEKLRKNVSCIVSRDVSKLSKDKLYSAALESLSENISDGIVGPLFYYLIFGIYGALIYRVVNTCDALFGYRNERYEWFGKFPARFDDVLNFIPARITALLIALFNFKGAFSYLKKYRRLKINSMYPMSAFAGALNLGFEKVGVYKLEGKRVEKEDILKGLSLYTKVVFVWIAIVLFTVVLKTKIF, encoded by the coding sequence TTGTTTATTCTTCTAATTAGTCTTCTAATGGACATAACTATTGGTGAGCTTCCTGCTTTTATTCATCCTGTTGTATATATGGGATTTATTGGAAAGTTTTTTGAAAAGTCAAAACATGCACGTTTTCTTTTAGGCATGTTTTCATTAATTTTAGAAATTTTGTTTTGGCTTTTTTTGTATAAAACTTTATTATCAATCTCAAAATGGTTTGAAATTTATTTTTTAACATCCACTTTTTCTATAAAGTCATTATATTCTCATGTAAAAAGGTGCTACGAAGATGACGTGGAAAAACTTAGAAAAAACGTATCATGCATTGTAAGTAGGGATGTTTCAAAATTAAGCAAAGATAAACTTTATTCTGCAGCCCTTGAAAGCTTATCTGAAAACATATCAGATGGTATAGTTGGTCCTCTATTTTACTACTTAATTTTTGGAATATACGGTGCGCTTATATATAGAGTAGTTAACACTTGCGATGCGCTATTTGGATATAGAAATGAAAGGTATGAATGGTTTGGAAAATTCCCTGCAAGATTTGATGATGTATTAAACTTTATCCCCGCAAGAATTACTGCTTTATTAATTGCCCTTTTTAATTTTAAAGGTGCCTTTTCTTATCTAAAAAAATACAGAAGACTAAAAATAAACTCCATGTATCCAATGAGTGCGTTTGCTGGCGCATTAAACCTTGGATTTGAAAAAGTTGGAGTTTATAAACTTGAAGGAAAACGTGTTGAAAAAGAGGATATTTTAAAGGGACTATCTTTATATACAAAGGTGGTGTTTGTGTGGATAGCAATAGTTTTGTTCACGGTGGTATTAAAGACGAAAATTTTTTAG
- a CDS encoding cobyric acid synthase — protein sequence MVLMIQGTASNVGKTTIATALCRYFAKKGIDVVPFKAQNISLNSIVSDDGGEMAIAQYIQAIACNKKPSYIMNPILLKPDITGSQLIVKGKPVEKIKNKKYMYSSKEELLNIAYECLKNLEKKHELVIVEGSGSAAEINIKDISNMAIAKKANASVILVADIDRGGAFAQIAGTMVLFNKKERKLVKGYIFNKFKGDKKLLLDFPEKFGKRFNIKFLGTIEYFNHNLFEEDITPFKEGKGDLKVDILKLPHISNTFDFEPLFLNTNARYVENIREDVDLIIIPGTKSTIHDLLWLKEKNTQIKKALSKGAFLFGICGGYQMLGKKLVEEEKEYEGLGYLNSYTYFIDKKTVRNVFAKEKLFNTTVKGFEIHHGITKSFEKPFSKIYFNKKVIKDGAIKDNIFATYIHNIFHNNDFLEKFLNFLRIQRGYSKRDIVIRTLEDEIDRVTEIITSSLNMKEIEKIVYSSN from the coding sequence AGCCTCAAATGTTGGTAAAACCACTATTGCAACAGCTCTTTGCAGATATTTTGCAAAAAAAGGAATAGACGTAGTACCGTTCAAAGCTCAGAATATTTCTCTAAACAGCATAGTAAGCGATGACGGTGGAGAAATGGCAATTGCACAGTATATACAGGCAATTGCCTGCAACAAAAAACCAAGTTATATTATGAATCCCATACTTTTAAAACCTGATATCACTGGCTCCCAACTTATTGTAAAAGGAAAACCAGTAGAAAAGATTAAAAACAAAAAATACATGTATTCATCCAAAGAAGAACTTTTAAATATCGCATATGAATGTCTTAAAAATTTAGAAAAAAAGCATGAACTTGTCATTGTAGAAGGTTCGGGATCTGCTGCCGAGATAAATATAAAAGATATTTCAAATATGGCAATTGCAAAAAAGGCTAACGCAAGTGTAATATTGGTTGCAGATATTGACAGGGGCGGTGCTTTTGCACAGATTGCAGGAACTATGGTTTTATTCAATAAAAAAGAAAGAAAATTAGTAAAAGGGTATATATTCAACAAATTCAAAGGAGACAAAAAGCTTCTTTTGGATTTTCCTGAAAAGTTTGGAAAAAGATTTAATATAAAGTTTCTTGGGACTATAGAATACTTTAATCATAACCTCTTTGAAGAAGATATTACTCCATTTAAAGAAGGAAAAGGTGATCTAAAAGTAGATATACTAAAACTTCCACATATATCAAATACCTTTGACTTTGAACCTCTCTTTTTAAACACAAATGCAAGGTATGTAGAGAATATAAGGGAAGATGTTGACCTAATTATAATTCCTGGTACAAAATCAACAATCCACGATTTGCTATGGCTAAAAGAAAAAAATACACAAATCAAAAAGGCCCTTTCAAAAGGTGCATTTTTATTTGGCATATGTGGTGGTTATCAAATGCTTGGCAAAAAACTTGTAGAAGAAGAAAAAGAATATGAGGGACTTGGATATCTCAATTCATATACTTACTTTATAGACAAAAAAACTGTAAGAAATGTATTTGCAAAGGAAAAATTATTTAATACAACCGTAAAAGGTTTTGAAATTCACCATGGAATTACAAAATCATTTGAAAAACCTTTTTCAAAAATATATTTTAATAAGAAAGTCATAAAAGATGGTGCCATTAAAGATAATATCTTTGCAACATACATTCATAACATATTCCACAACAATGATTTTCTAGAAAAATTCTTAAACTTTTTAAGAATACAAAGGGGTTATTCAAAAAGAGATATAGTCATTAGAACTCTGGAAGATGAAATAGATAGAGTTACTGAAATCATAACATCTAGTCTTAATATGAAGGAGATTGAGAAAATTGTTTATTCTTCTAATTAG